The Corallococcus caeni genome includes a region encoding these proteins:
- a CDS encoding HEAT repeat domain-containing protein: MRLPTALLLFFFLLPSAALAQGDTRITFLGRQLEKGRDPRARSQAALVLGATEDPEAVTPLCGALKDPSELVRAAVAKGLGALLEPGGLDCLQAVKGEADATVQAAVAESIKAIKAYQARRPRFYLSLDAVKDKTGSVPADLVKVTEARLRSKLVRRGALMAPEKESKAAAKGALKKLGVHGYRITAEIQATDSGGLRLAILCMTYPEQSLMGQVEVNAAGAPPADLLKALIPRAIEEAAATFDWSSET, encoded by the coding sequence ATGCGGCTGCCGACAGCACTCCTGCTCTTCTTCTTCCTGCTGCCGAGCGCTGCGCTGGCGCAGGGAGACACGCGCATCACCTTCCTGGGTCGTCAGTTGGAGAAGGGAAGGGATCCGCGTGCTCGCTCACAAGCCGCGCTCGTGTTGGGGGCCACCGAGGACCCGGAGGCGGTGACGCCGCTCTGCGGCGCCCTCAAGGACCCCAGCGAGCTGGTGCGCGCCGCGGTGGCCAAGGGTCTGGGCGCCCTGCTGGAGCCGGGCGGGCTCGACTGCCTCCAGGCGGTGAAGGGGGAGGCGGACGCCACGGTGCAGGCGGCGGTGGCGGAGTCCATCAAGGCCATCAAGGCGTACCAGGCGCGCCGGCCGCGCTTCTACCTGTCGCTGGACGCGGTGAAGGACAAGACAGGCAGCGTGCCCGCGGACCTGGTGAAGGTGACGGAGGCGCGCCTTCGCTCCAAGCTGGTGCGCCGGGGCGCGCTGATGGCGCCGGAGAAGGAGTCGAAGGCGGCGGCGAAGGGCGCGCTCAAGAAGCTGGGCGTGCACGGCTACCGCATCACGGCGGAGATCCAAGCCACGGACAGCGGAGGGCTGCGGCTGGCCATCCTGTGCATGACGTACCCGGAGCAGTCCCTGATGGGGCAGGTGGAAGTGAACGCCGCGGGGGCTCCGCCCGCGGACCTGTTGAAGGCCCTCATCCCCCGAGCCATCGAGGAAGCCGCCGCGACCTTCGACTGGAGCAGCGAGACATGA